The proteins below are encoded in one region of Aquisphaera giovannonii:
- a CDS encoding thymidine phosphorylase, giving the protein MRAVDIIRAKRDGGVLSAEQIEWMVGGIARGDVADYQWSALLMAILLKGMSGAETAALTMAMMRSGSIVDLSMIPGLKVDKHSTGGVGDKTSLILAPIAAAAGIPVPMVSGRGLGHTGGTLDKLESIPGFRTDLDLDGYRRVLAECGLVMIGQTAEIAPADKYLYALRDATSTVESIPLLASSIMSKKLAEGIDGLVLDVKTGNGAFLARLEDSLALAEAMCDIGRTMGKRITALITRMDQPLGRAAGNAVEVIESVECLRGEGPDDLMGLSLELAAEMALLGGKAGTIEEARSLCRSVVESGRALDCFRRLVAAQGGDPSSLDDFTRLPTARRRVDVPSPAGGFVQRLAAWPIGHATMLLGAGRTRMEEGVDHAVGILLHKKEGDRVAAGEPLCTLLVNDETRLEEAIAVVGSAYRIGPGEVAPADVILERLAD; this is encoded by the coding sequence ATGCGAGCGGTGGACATCATCCGGGCCAAGCGAGACGGCGGCGTCCTGTCGGCCGAGCAGATCGAGTGGATGGTCGGCGGGATCGCGCGCGGGGACGTCGCCGACTACCAATGGTCCGCGCTCCTGATGGCCATCCTCCTGAAGGGGATGAGCGGGGCGGAGACCGCTGCGCTGACGATGGCGATGATGCGGTCCGGCTCGATCGTGGACCTGTCCATGATCCCGGGCCTGAAGGTGGACAAGCACAGCACGGGGGGCGTGGGGGACAAGACGTCGCTCATCCTCGCCCCGATCGCGGCCGCCGCGGGGATCCCGGTGCCGATGGTCTCCGGCCGGGGGCTCGGGCACACCGGCGGCACGCTCGACAAGCTGGAGTCGATCCCGGGATTCCGCACCGACCTGGACCTCGACGGCTACCGCCGCGTGCTGGCCGAGTGCGGGCTCGTGATGATCGGCCAGACGGCGGAGATCGCCCCGGCGGACAAGTACCTGTACGCCCTCCGGGACGCGACCTCGACCGTAGAATCCATCCCGCTCCTCGCCTCGTCGATCATGTCCAAGAAGCTGGCCGAGGGGATCGACGGATTGGTGCTGGACGTCAAGACCGGGAACGGGGCCTTCCTGGCCCGCCTGGAGGACTCGCTGGCCCTGGCGGAGGCCATGTGCGACATCGGCCGCACCATGGGCAAGCGGATCACGGCCCTGATCACGCGGATGGACCAGCCCCTGGGTCGCGCCGCGGGGAATGCGGTGGAGGTCATCGAGAGCGTGGAATGCCTCCGCGGCGAGGGGCCCGACGACCTGATGGGCCTGAGCCTGGAGCTGGCCGCCGAGATGGCCTTGCTGGGCGGCAAGGCCGGCACGATCGAGGAGGCCCGGTCCCTCTGCCGCTCGGTCGTGGAGAGCGGCCGGGCCCTGGACTGCTTCCGGCGGCTCGTCGCGGCGCAGGGGGGCGACCCTTCGAGCCTGGACGACTTCACGAGGCTGCCGACGGCCCGCCGCAGGGTCGACGTGCCGTCGCCGGCGGGGGGCTTCGTCCAGCGGCTGGCGGCCTGGCCGATCGGCCACGCCACGATGCTCCTGGGGGCGGGGCGGACGCGGATGGAGGAGGGGGTCGATCACGCGGTCGGGATCCTGCTCCACAAGAAGGAGGGCGACCGCGTGGCGGCCGGCGAGCCGCTCTGCACGCTCCTCGTCAACGACGAGACGCGGCTCGAGGAGGCGATCGCCGTCGTGGGGTCGGCCTATCGAATCGGGCCGGGTGAGGTCGCCCCGGCGGACGTCATCCTCGAGCGCCTGGCGGATTGA
- a CDS encoding BlaI/MecI/CopY family transcriptional regulator — MARNASDALTEREAEVMDALWRLGEATAEQVREAVPGAPHDSTVRTMLRILEAKGYVSHEARGKVYVYRAAVDRSKAQRQAVRGLLARFFGGSAEDLVLRLIEDESLTQEQLDKLRDAAQPAADPPSKRRKKGDRP, encoded by the coding sequence ATGGCCCGGAATGCATCCGATGCGCTGACGGAGCGCGAGGCGGAGGTGATGGACGCCCTCTGGCGGCTCGGCGAGGCGACGGCCGAGCAGGTCCGCGAGGCGGTCCCCGGCGCGCCGCACGATTCGACGGTGCGCACCATGCTCCGGATCCTGGAGGCCAAGGGCTACGTCTCGCACGAGGCCCGCGGCAAGGTCTACGTCTATCGCGCCGCGGTCGATCGCAGCAAGGCCCAGCGACAGGCCGTCCGCGGCCTGCTGGCGCGGTTCTTCGGCGGCTCGGCCGAGGACCTGGTCCTCCGCCTGATCGAGGACGAGAGCTTGACGCAGGAGCAGCTCGACAAGCTGCGGGATGCCGCACAGCCCGCCGCGGACCCTCCATCGAAGCGCCGCAAGAAAGGAGACAGGCCATGA
- a CDS encoding MBL fold metallo-hydrolase encodes MRITWYGHAAFLIETDGLRIILDPYRSPDSGGYLPIDEPADYVIVSHENDRYHSHLGQITPPFEVVRALEIPPEGVNLRGVRVQAVHVFEDARRLPEDEVAIIHFHAGGLHVVFLGDLGHPLSEEELAPLRGADVVLAAAGGPPTIDFPEIPPLLDAIGPKLVLPMHYKTPKIDLNVQPVERFLEVLPDDPVIRTGTTSYEVTPASLPHRRTIVVLDHLR; translated from the coding sequence ATGCGAATCACCTGGTACGGCCACGCCGCCTTCCTCATCGAGACGGACGGCCTGCGGATCATCCTCGACCCCTACCGCTCGCCCGACTCCGGCGGCTACCTCCCGATCGACGAGCCGGCGGATTACGTCATCGTCAGCCACGAGAACGACCGCTACCACAGCCACCTCGGCCAGATCACGCCGCCGTTCGAGGTCGTCCGCGCCCTCGAGATCCCGCCCGAAGGAGTGAATCTCCGCGGCGTCCGCGTGCAAGCCGTCCACGTCTTCGAGGACGCCCGGCGGCTCCCCGAGGACGAGGTCGCGATCATCCACTTCCACGCCGGGGGCCTGCACGTCGTCTTCCTGGGCGACCTGGGGCACCCCCTTTCCGAAGAGGAGCTCGCCCCGCTCCGCGGCGCCGACGTCGTCCTCGCCGCGGCCGGCGGCCCGCCCACGATCGACTTCCCCGAGATCCCCCCGCTCCTGGACGCCATCGGCCCGAAGCTCGTCCTGCCAATGCACTACAAGACCCCGAAGATCGACCTGAATGTCCAGCCCGTCGAGCGCTTCCTGGAGGTCCTCCCCGACGATCCCGTCATCCGAACAGGCACGACGTCCTACGAGGTCACGCCGGCTTCCTTGCCGCATCGCCGGACGATCGTCGTGCTGGACCACCTCCGCTAA
- the upp gene encoding uracil phosphoribosyltransferase, with protein MRQVFCSSHPIVRHKVASLRDVRTAPPEFRRLVRTLSALLAHEATADLPTVDGQVETPLGMAPTRTLEDIIGVVPVLRAGLGMAEGILELIPEAEVWHIGLFRDEVTLRPTEYYNKFPKRPRITLGLVVDPMLATGGSAVRTCEILKDAGVKRLKLLSLIAAPEGIARMAEAMPDVPIHVGAVDERLNEVGFIHPGLGDAGDRQFATMPAGH; from the coding sequence GTGCGCCAGGTCTTCTGCTCCTCGCATCCGATCGTCCGGCACAAGGTCGCGAGCCTCCGGGACGTCCGGACGGCCCCGCCCGAGTTCCGCCGGCTGGTCCGCACCCTCTCGGCGCTCCTGGCCCACGAGGCGACCGCCGACCTGCCCACGGTGGACGGTCAGGTCGAGACGCCCCTGGGTATGGCCCCGACCCGGACGCTGGAGGACATCATCGGCGTGGTACCCGTGCTCCGCGCGGGGCTCGGCATGGCGGAGGGGATCCTGGAGCTGATCCCCGAGGCCGAGGTCTGGCACATCGGCCTCTTCCGGGACGAGGTCACCCTGCGGCCGACCGAGTACTACAACAAGTTCCCCAAGCGGCCGCGGATCACGCTGGGACTGGTCGTGGATCCCATGTTGGCCACTGGCGGCTCCGCCGTGCGGACCTGCGAGATCCTCAAGGACGCCGGCGTGAAGCGGCTGAAGCTCCTCTCCCTCATCGCCGCGCCGGAGGGCATCGCGAGGATGGCCGAGGCCATGCCGGACGTCCCCATCCACGTGGGCGCGGTGGATGAACGCCTGAACGAGGTGGGCTTCATCCACCCGGGGCTGGGCGACGCCGGGGACCGCCAGTTCGCGACCATGCCGGCCGGACATTGA
- a CDS encoding Gfo/Idh/MocA family protein has product MANDRPIRVAIIGLGFGAEFIPIYQNYPGAEMAAICRRDPKGLDECGDRYGIKGRYADYRELLKDPSIDAVHINSPIPDHAWMSIEALEAGKHVACTVPMGTSIDECRKIVEAQRASGKVYMMMETVVYSREYLFVKELHDKGELGRIQFLRGSHQQDMDGWPDYWPGLPPMWYATHCVSPCLALLGKHAESVVCHGSGRIREDLIARYGSPFAIETATFKIKGSDVVAEVTRSLFDTARQYRESFDATGSVKSFEWQQVEGEDPVIHTKSSTEHPLSEAEIPKRVKVPDYARLLPEGIRRFTQPAAIQDAEHLSFLQGGGHGGSHPHLVHAFLSAVRGDRPAMPDAETSANWTMVGLCAHESAMKGGERVEIPTF; this is encoded by the coding sequence ATGGCGAACGACAGGCCGATCCGCGTGGCGATCATCGGGCTGGGCTTCGGCGCGGAATTCATCCCGATCTACCAGAACTACCCCGGGGCCGAGATGGCGGCCATCTGCCGCCGCGACCCGAAGGGGCTCGACGAGTGCGGGGACCGCTACGGCATCAAGGGCCGCTACGCCGACTATCGCGAGCTGCTCAAGGACCCGAGCATCGACGCCGTCCACATCAACTCGCCGATCCCGGACCACGCCTGGATGTCGATCGAGGCCCTGGAGGCCGGCAAGCACGTCGCCTGCACGGTGCCCATGGGGACCTCGATCGACGAGTGCCGGAAGATCGTGGAGGCCCAGCGGGCCAGCGGCAAGGTCTACATGATGATGGAGACCGTCGTCTACAGCCGCGAGTATCTGTTCGTGAAGGAGCTTCATGACAAGGGCGAGCTGGGCCGGATCCAGTTCCTCCGCGGCAGCCACCAGCAGGACATGGACGGTTGGCCGGACTACTGGCCTGGCCTCCCGCCGATGTGGTACGCCACGCACTGCGTGAGCCCCTGCCTGGCCCTCCTGGGCAAGCATGCGGAGAGCGTCGTCTGCCACGGCTCCGGCCGGATCCGCGAGGACCTGATCGCCCGCTACGGCAGCCCGTTCGCCATCGAGACCGCCACGTTCAAGATCAAGGGCAGCGACGTCGTGGCCGAGGTCACGCGCAGCCTGTTCGACACCGCGCGGCAGTATCGCGAGAGCTTCGACGCCACCGGCAGCGTGAAGTCGTTCGAGTGGCAGCAGGTCGAGGGCGAGGATCCGGTCATCCACACCAAGAGCTCGACGGAGCACCCGCTGTCGGAGGCCGAGATCCCGAAGCGGGTGAAGGTCCCCGACTACGCCCGCCTCCTCCCCGAGGGCATCCGCCGCTTCACCCAGCCGGCGGCCATCCAGGACGCGGAGCACCTCTCGTTCCTCCAGGGCGGCGGCCACGGCGGCTCCCACCCGCACCTCGTCCACGCCTTCCTGAGCGCCGTGCGCGGCGACCGCCCCGCGATGCCCGACGCCGAGACCTCCGCCAACTGGACGATGGTCGGCCTCTGCGCCCACGAGTCCGCCATGAAGGGGGGAGAAAGGGTGGAGATCCCGACGTTCTGA
- a CDS encoding type II toxin-antitoxin system RelE/ParE family toxin gives MNYQVRVLAKARRDLESILRYIALKSPAGAARLLGRFQAEMKRLEREPYASAVAPEADEVGEEVRHALFRTRAGRTYRAIFVIVGEEVRILRVRGSGQPPVRDWELKE, from the coding sequence ATGAACTATCAGGTTCGAGTCCTCGCGAAGGCGCGACGTGATCTCGAGTCGATCCTCCGTTACATCGCCCTCAAGTCACCGGCAGGGGCAGCTCGACTCCTCGGACGATTCCAGGCGGAGATGAAGCGACTGGAGCGGGAGCCCTATGCGTCGGCCGTCGCTCCGGAGGCCGACGAGGTCGGAGAAGAGGTCCGTCATGCCCTGTTCCGGACCAGGGCTGGCAGGACGTATCGCGCGATCTTCGTGATCGTCGGCGAAGAAGTCCGCATCCTCCGGGTTCGAGGATCGGGCCAGCCGCCCGTCCGTGATTGGGAACTGAAAGAGTAG
- a CDS encoding glycosyltransferase family 39 protein, producing MNTSGGVLAREIDPGPWIRWAREHPSTLILAAGAMLRVLLYASNREPWMDEGSLLGNIVGKGVLDFSERLSSEQLAPVGFLIVERAISQVLGGHLLALRLLPLACGLASLPLFRSLATRWLSPRAALLAMMLFAFSSDLVYYSSELKPYMGDVAVGLAALVTASACLERPRRPGALARFAAIAAASPWFSFPSVFVVAAGGAVLLADAARRRDARDIGRLAAIAVSWGIGVLGTRAYAQVMLGTTNGMYVFWNFAFPPLLPLNRPEFGKLTGIVLEVLVNPLDLVAPGLPAAFVALPVVLLVLGSVSLARRERWGFALLALPVVFSYLAAALRIYPFHGRLILGLTPGLYLVIAEGVAAIGRRLGRHAAWVVAAALLVFPVYSSILQATGNDPRDFNAHGDLHRNRFMD from the coding sequence ATGAACACGTCGGGAGGTGTCCTCGCCCGCGAGATCGACCCCGGGCCGTGGATCCGATGGGCCCGCGAGCATCCGTCGACCCTGATCCTGGCGGCGGGGGCGATGCTCCGCGTCCTGCTCTATGCGTCGAACCGCGAGCCCTGGATGGACGAGGGGTCGCTCCTCGGCAACATCGTCGGCAAGGGGGTCCTCGACTTCTCCGAGCGGCTGTCCTCGGAACAGCTCGCACCCGTCGGCTTCCTGATCGTCGAGCGGGCGATCTCGCAGGTCCTCGGGGGGCATCTGCTCGCCTTGCGCCTCCTGCCCCTCGCGTGCGGCCTGGCGTCGCTGCCGCTGTTCCGCTCGCTCGCGACGCGCTGGCTCTCCCCCCGGGCCGCGCTGCTGGCGATGATGCTCTTCGCCTTCTCGTCCGACCTCGTCTATTACTCGAGCGAATTGAAGCCCTACATGGGCGACGTGGCCGTCGGCCTGGCCGCGCTCGTAACGGCTTCCGCGTGTCTCGAACGGCCTCGGCGGCCTGGGGCGTTGGCCCGATTCGCGGCGATCGCGGCGGCGAGCCCGTGGTTCTCGTTCCCCTCCGTCTTCGTCGTCGCGGCCGGCGGGGCCGTCCTGCTGGCCGACGCGGCCCGGCGGCGCGACGCCCGAGACATCGGCCGTCTCGCCGCGATCGCCGTGTCGTGGGGAATCGGGGTCCTGGGGACGCGGGCGTACGCGCAGGTCATGCTCGGCACGACGAACGGCATGTACGTGTTCTGGAACTTCGCGTTCCCGCCGCTGCTCCCGCTCAACCGGCCGGAATTCGGGAAGCTCACCGGGATCGTCCTGGAGGTCCTCGTCAACCCGCTGGACCTGGTCGCCCCGGGCTTGCCGGCGGCCTTCGTCGCCCTGCCGGTCGTACTGCTCGTGCTGGGCAGCGTGTCGCTGGCGCGTCGCGAACGATGGGGCTTCGCGCTTCTCGCGCTGCCGGTCGTCTTCTCCTACCTCGCCGCGGCACTTCGCATCTACCCCTTCCACGGCCGGCTCATCCTGGGCCTGACGCCCGGGCTCTACCTCGTGATCGCCGAGGGAGTGGCCGCGATCGGCCGTCGCCTCGGCCGCCACGCCGCCTGGGTCGTCGCGGCGGCCCTGCTGGTATTCCCGGTCTACTCTTCGATCCTCCAGGCGACCGGCAACGATCCGCGCGATTTCAACGCGCACGGGGACCTGCATAGGAACCGGTTCATGGATTGA
- a CDS encoding carboxypeptidase regulatory-like domain-containing protein yields the protein MSPMADGSWTDSIPGLAFELGWKSTALLVAVVVLVLATWRRPTIAAALANAGLVALLLLPASLVLLPPLTLACLPAARVTTDGIEMSSGLQVAEPRVIERIAPPSWPVPDDTRSKPAARPPLAVPAAEGPRVTPRPDDSVGIRPAAVMLTAYAGIIAILVGRLALGLAAVRRLRRRSVAVDEVEWIAALDRGRARLGIRRPVALAWSSGVSVPVAIGWRCPIVLLPASVSSLEGRHHTDAILLHELAHIRRGDYAWNVLQRLAVALYWLHPLAWLLAWASAAARERACDDLCVHEMGGPAGYRATLLAVASGLVRRPGPTLGLAMARSPRLARRLRGIERSRGFSRCLPRGRARLAIATTALAVVGLVGASRLTRAQVQDPSNQPGKATTEATSGKVFHLAVVSAATGKPVPRADVRVWMGLRNDWRVTDDEGRLEIRHSTGPADRNLSVDVWGDGYAMQRHDWGNKPREAMPEGATIKLMPGETLGGLVRDEQGRPIPGATVYLWSHNYKHKDPHELLFDLRAVTGPDGCWKTSGAPETTGEILGFHIDHPDFLSDRDYTAERELPKIADLRAGKAVSVMSKGIPVEGRVLDADGRPVAGALVRSASWEQSLPDGSGLFDVTTDSNGRFRAGQLRSQEYFFVAKAAGHAPGEARIRVRQGAPGVEIRLGRARALEGRVVDADGKPVEGAFVNVDTWRGLRFLGVYLYSDNEGRFRWEDAPEDVLQINVSKQGYLALFRQQTDPSAKDLVFTLHPSLSVSGWVLDAETKKRISSAKVEFASAAPGNEEEPAWTALPPNAVGVHEGRLDAHFPVSSDAYRIRILAEGFEPFVSRVLRRDELVISDYDVRLSPLKPGATPTAKALRPDGKPLVGARVYRGVINESSLSVQDGVVQSGTSSGREILTAADGSFPFQPVGSPSVVLILGDDCYAYAGGRAIQADRMVRARPFARVEGRYLIGPKPAANVPVMLLCLVQDQSTEHCNLSFHRTSTTDGEGRFRFERVMAMPGLRVAGGTHRHGKSLAWSLGAPVRVEPGEVATVQLGGTGMPVVGRVALPASSAMSVDLTEGSSVSIKSNRSWFPYPLDLFRGKTSLNGPELSNWSLHWKGSREARDYDDSLVAETVDLKPDGSFRIDDVPPGEYRLSISVGRPERRFGPGPFAQVGRVFTVPRPAGGRSDRPLNLGTFTLQPSVTLKPGDHAPPFKVRTTDGKTLSVPADFRGRVLLLDFGTLWDMQSPIQITRMNDIQARFGTNPEFALLSLTLAEDTDATRKYVADKGETWPQAIVGSVSNPISYSYGVHDDNVPAAILIGPDGKILATDLWYNAIGVAVGKALRPE from the coding sequence ATGAGCCCGATGGCGGACGGATCCTGGACGGACTCGATCCCTGGCCTGGCCTTCGAGCTGGGGTGGAAGTCCACGGCCCTGCTGGTGGCCGTCGTGGTGCTGGTCCTCGCGACGTGGAGGCGGCCGACGATCGCGGCGGCGCTGGCCAACGCCGGGCTCGTCGCCCTGCTCCTTCTGCCCGCCTCGCTGGTCTTGCTGCCGCCGCTGACCCTCGCGTGCTTGCCGGCGGCGCGGGTGACCACCGACGGGATCGAGATGTCCTCCGGGCTTCAGGTGGCGGAGCCCCGGGTCATCGAGAGGATTGCCCCTCCTTCCTGGCCGGTCCCCGACGATACGCGGAGCAAGCCCGCGGCCCGGCCGCCGCTCGCGGTCCCGGCCGCGGAAGGGCCTCGCGTGACGCCCCGCCCCGACGACTCCGTGGGAATCCGTCCGGCGGCCGTGATGCTCACGGCCTATGCTGGCATCATCGCGATCCTGGTCGGGCGGCTGGCCCTCGGCCTGGCCGCGGTTCGCCGGCTGCGTCGGCGGTCCGTCGCGGTGGACGAGGTCGAGTGGATCGCGGCCCTGGATCGCGGGAGGGCGAGGCTCGGGATCCGGCGGCCCGTGGCGCTGGCCTGGTCATCCGGCGTCAGCGTGCCGGTCGCCATCGGCTGGCGATGCCCAATCGTGCTGCTGCCGGCGTCGGTCTCGTCACTCGAAGGACGCCACCACACCGACGCCATCCTTCTCCACGAACTGGCCCACATCCGCCGCGGCGATTATGCCTGGAACGTGCTCCAGCGCCTGGCCGTCGCCCTCTACTGGCTCCATCCCCTCGCCTGGCTCCTCGCGTGGGCCTCCGCCGCGGCCCGCGAGCGGGCCTGCGACGACCTCTGCGTCCATGAGATGGGCGGCCCCGCCGGCTACCGCGCCACGCTGCTCGCGGTGGCCTCCGGCCTGGTCCGCCGCCCCGGACCGACTCTCGGACTGGCCATGGCCCGCTCGCCGCGCCTCGCGCGTCGGCTGCGGGGCATCGAACGCAGCCGGGGTTTCTCCCGCTGCCTGCCGCGGGGCAGGGCACGACTGGCGATCGCGACGACCGCCCTCGCCGTCGTCGGGCTCGTGGGCGCCTCGAGGCTGACGCGTGCCCAGGTCCAGGATCCTTCTAACCAACCGGGGAAGGCGACGACGGAAGCGACCAGTGGCAAGGTTTTCCATCTCGCGGTCGTCTCCGCCGCCACAGGCAAGCCCGTCCCCAGGGCCGACGTGCGCGTCTGGATGGGTCTGCGCAACGACTGGCGAGTCACGGATGACGAAGGCCGACTCGAGATCAGGCACTCCACGGGGCCGGCGGATCGGAACTTGAGCGTGGACGTCTGGGGAGACGGATATGCGATGCAGCGGCACGACTGGGGAAATAAGCCCCGCGAGGCCATGCCAGAAGGGGCCACCATCAAGCTCATGCCGGGCGAGACGCTGGGGGGCCTGGTGAGGGACGAGCAGGGGCGGCCCATCCCCGGCGCCACGGTCTATCTCTGGAGCCACAACTACAAACACAAGGATCCCCATGAGCTGCTCTTTGATCTCCGGGCGGTGACGGGTCCGGATGGATGCTGGAAGACATCCGGTGCGCCGGAGACGACTGGAGAGATCCTGGGATTCCATATCGATCATCCGGACTTCCTGAGTGACCGCGATTATACGGCCGAGAGGGAGTTACCGAAGATCGCGGATCTTCGCGCGGGTAAGGCCGTTTCCGTGATGTCGAAGGGGATCCCGGTTGAGGGCCGGGTCCTCGACGCCGACGGGAGGCCGGTCGCCGGCGCCCTGGTCCGTTCGGCGAGCTGGGAGCAGAGCCTCCCGGATGGGAGCGGGCTCTTCGACGTGACCACCGACTCCAACGGGCGGTTTCGCGCGGGCCAGCTTCGCTCCCAGGAGTATTTCTTCGTCGCGAAGGCGGCGGGTCATGCGCCGGGGGAGGCCAGGATCCGGGTCCGGCAGGGGGCCCCCGGCGTCGAGATTCGGCTGGGGCGGGCTCGCGCCCTGGAGGGGCGGGTCGTCGATGCGGACGGCAAGCCCGTCGAAGGAGCCTTCGTCAACGTCGACACCTGGCGCGGGCTCCGTTTCCTCGGAGTCTACCTCTATTCCGACAACGAAGGTCGATTTCGATGGGAGGACGCCCCTGAGGATGTGTTGCAGATCAACGTGAGCAAACAGGGATACCTTGCCCTTTTCCGGCAGCAGACGGACCCCTCCGCGAAGGACCTGGTGTTCACGCTCCATCCCTCGCTGTCCGTCAGCGGATGGGTGCTTGACGCCGAGACGAAGAAGCGGATCAGCAGCGCAAAGGTCGAGTTTGCGTCCGCCGCTCCCGGCAATGAGGAGGAGCCCGCCTGGACCGCCTTGCCGCCCAATGCCGTCGGTGTCCACGAGGGCAGGCTGGATGCCCACTTCCCCGTGTCTTCCGACGCGTATCGCATCCGGATCCTGGCAGAAGGCTTCGAGCCGTTCGTGTCTCGGGTCCTCCGCCGCGACGAGCTTGTGATCTCGGACTATGACGTCCGCCTCTCGCCGCTGAAGCCGGGAGCGACACCGACGGCCAAGGCCCTCCGGCCCGACGGCAAGCCGCTCGTCGGCGCGAGGGTCTACCGCGGCGTCATCAATGAGAGCAGTCTGAGCGTCCAGGACGGCGTGGTTCAGTCGGGGACGTCGAGCGGCCGCGAGATCCTCACCGCCGCCGACGGCTCTTTCCCGTTCCAACCGGTGGGCAGCCCGTCGGTCGTCCTCATCCTGGGCGACGACTGCTATGCCTATGCCGGCGGCCGGGCCATCCAGGCCGACCGCATGGTCCGGGCAAGGCCTTTTGCCCGCGTGGAGGGGCGCTACTTGATTGGGCCGAAGCCCGCGGCGAATGTCCCGGTCATGCTGTTGTGCCTCGTGCAGGATCAATCCACGGAGCACTGCAATCTCTCCTTCCACAGAACGAGCACCACGGACGGGGAAGGCCGGTTCCGTTTCGAGCGGGTCATGGCCATGCCTGGACTTCGGGTGGCGGGCGGCACTCATCGCCACGGAAAGAGCCTGGCCTGGTCCCTCGGCGCGCCGGTTCGCGTCGAGCCGGGAGAGGTGGCGACCGTCCAGTTGGGCGGAACGGGGATGCCCGTCGTCGGTCGCGTTGCGCTGCCCGCGAGCTCGGCCATGTCAGTCGACCTGACCGAAGGATCTTCCGTGTCGATCAAGAGCAACCGCTCCTGGTTCCCCTATCCCCTCGACCTTTTCCGAGGCAAGACGTCGCTCAATGGACCGGAGTTGTCCAACTGGTCCCTCCACTGGAAGGGGAGTCGCGAGGCACGAGACTACGACGACAGCCTCGTGGCCGAGACCGTCGACCTGAAACCGGATGGGTCTTTCCGCATCGACGACGTACCGCCGGGCGAGTACCGATTGTCGATCTCCGTCGGCCGGCCGGAGCGTCGCTTCGGCCCCGGCCCCTTCGCCCAGGTCGGTCGGGTCTTCACCGTCCCCCGGCCGGCGGGAGGGCGAAGCGACCGGCCGCTGAACCTCGGCACATTCACTCTCCAGCCGAGTGTCACCCTCAAGCCCGGCGACCACGCGCCGCCATTCAAGGTCAGGACCACCGATGGCAAGACGCTTTCCGTCCCCGCAGATTTCCGGGGGAGAGTCCTTCTGCTCGACTTCGGGACTCTCTGGGACATGCAGTCACCTATCCAGATCACCCGCATGAACGACATCCAGGCGCGATTCGGGACGAATCCCGAGTTCGCCCTCCTGAGCCTCACGCTTGCGGAGGACACCGACGCGACGCGCAAGTACGTCGCGGACAAGGGAGAAACCTGGCCGCAGGCGATCGTCGGCAGCGTCTCGAACCCGATCTCGTACTCTTACGGCGTGCACGACGATAACGTCCCGGCCGCCATCCTGATCGGCCCTGACGGGAAGATCCTCGCGACGGACCTCTGGTACAACGCGATTGGGGTAGCCGTCGGGAAGGCCCTCCGTCCCGAATGA